One region of Rhodohalobacter mucosus genomic DNA includes:
- a CDS encoding NmrA family NAD(P)-binding protein, which translates to MENKYLVIGGTGKTGRKVVKNLKETGRNVRIASRKSNPSFEWEDPSNWGEVLKDIDRMYIVFYPDLAVPGAYEAIQKLIDIATSVGVQKAVLLSGKGEKEAERCEKLIANSGMDYTLVRASWFSQNFSESFFVDPILSGDVALPMPDVKIPFVDTGDIADVVTAALTDDQHNGKTYEVTGPRKLTFADVVSEISKATGSNINYRPISLDEYTAGLKAAGLPPDYIWLFEYLFREVLGNPDNQIVSHDVERVLGRKATDFSDFAAAAAETGVWEQKVSSI; encoded by the coding sequence ATGGAAAACAAATACCTCGTTATTGGCGGAACCGGAAAAACCGGACGAAAAGTAGTTAAGAACCTGAAAGAAACGGGACGAAATGTCCGCATTGCATCCAGAAAAAGTAATCCTTCTTTCGAATGGGAGGATCCATCCAACTGGGGTGAGGTGCTTAAAGATATCGATCGGATGTATATCGTATTCTATCCTGATCTGGCCGTGCCCGGAGCTTATGAGGCTATCCAGAAACTGATCGATATAGCAACATCCGTAGGTGTTCAAAAAGCTGTTTTATTGTCCGGAAAAGGAGAAAAAGAAGCGGAGCGCTGCGAAAAGCTGATAGCAAATTCCGGCATGGATTATACCCTGGTTCGTGCTTCGTGGTTTAGCCAGAACTTCAGCGAGAGTTTCTTTGTGGATCCCATCCTATCCGGAGACGTAGCACTGCCGATGCCGGATGTTAAGATCCCGTTTGTGGACACCGGTGATATCGCGGATGTGGTTACCGCTGCCCTCACCGATGATCAACACAATGGAAAAACATATGAAGTAACCGGCCCGCGGAAGCTTACTTTCGCTGATGTTGTTAGTGAGATCTCCAAAGCAACCGGCAGCAATATCAACTATCGTCCGATATCATTGGATGAATATACTGCGGGATTAAAAGCAGCCGGGCTCCCACCAGACTACATCTGGCTCTTTGAATATCTTTTCAGGGAGGTATTGGGCAATCCGGACAATCAGATCGTGAGTCATGATGTGGAACGCGTGTTGGGAAGAAAAGCCACAGACTTCTCTGACTTTGCCGCTGCCGCTGCTGAAACGGGAGTATGGGAACAGAAAGTAAGCAGTATCTGA
- a CDS encoding DUF1772 domain-containing protein, whose protein sequence is MDFNFQFAALYTAIILTGLSAGLFFAWQVSVIPGTKRVTDTVYIETMQKINRAIINPPFMLIFLGPVVIQLLCAYLYRDAATAFWLILSSVLIYGAGTVIVTGTGNVPLNDALDTVELSKLSDKEISAKRHEYEKPWNRLHLIRTAFAVISFMLLLFTAFIHS, encoded by the coding sequence ATGGACTTCAACTTTCAATTTGCAGCTTTATATACAGCCATCATACTGACCGGATTATCTGCAGGACTCTTCTTCGCATGGCAGGTTTCGGTAATTCCCGGTACAAAACGTGTAACGGATACTGTTTACATCGAAACGATGCAGAAAATCAATCGTGCGATAATCAACCCGCCTTTCATGCTGATCTTTCTGGGTCCGGTCGTCATTCAACTCTTGTGCGCATATCTTTACAGGGATGCGGCAACTGCCTTCTGGCTCATCCTGTCTTCAGTACTGATCTATGGAGCCGGGACAGTGATTGTCACCGGTACCGGAAATGTACCTCTGAATGATGCATTAGACACCGTTGAGCTGAGTAAACTTAGCGATAAAGAGATCTCTGCCAAGAGGCACGAGTACGAGAAACCCTGGAACCGCCTGCACTTGATTCGCACTGCTTTTGCAGTGATTTCCTTCATGCTGCTTCTATTTACTGCGTTCATCCATTCATAA
- a CDS encoding AraC family transcriptional regulator, with translation MSFVLKSIFKKVADLAEKEGLPYDAVSHLGIREILQHDSKYAPTDVFFELYEIIDEHLEPAFSVRVGQLMVLDDFDVLGLAWKTCLSPRDMFKRCERFFILMTDTQIYKVTGEGETGNITIYRDAVRRGIEISNESSIVATLTVIHKITGADIRPLSVSFAHGRPDEIGRYEDFFGCEVHFEQDYNRLVFKSEDLDTRTVKADESINRFMIERLKEKADGIEVAADKLIKDAQNLIRDALPSGIPFAADIGRHLGMSTRTFSRRLSEKGTTYRQLVQDTQQKVSINLLKNSSESVSEVAFQTGFSEQSAFNRAFKRWTGKAPLEYRNLS, from the coding sequence ATGAGTTTTGTCCTAAAAAGCATATTCAAAAAGGTTGCAGACCTGGCGGAAAAAGAAGGCCTGCCTTATGATGCTGTTTCGCATCTGGGAATTCGTGAAATCCTTCAGCATGATTCCAAGTATGCACCAACCGACGTCTTTTTTGAACTTTATGAAATCATTGACGAGCACCTGGAACCCGCATTTTCCGTCCGTGTAGGACAATTGATGGTACTGGATGATTTCGATGTGCTGGGCCTTGCCTGGAAAACATGCCTCTCACCCCGTGACATGTTCAAAAGGTGCGAACGTTTCTTTATTCTGATGACCGATACTCAAATTTATAAAGTTACGGGTGAAGGCGAAACCGGCAACATTACCATTTACAGGGATGCTGTCCGAAGGGGGATTGAGATCTCAAATGAGTCCTCCATCGTAGCTACTCTCACTGTGATCCATAAAATTACCGGTGCAGACATCCGTCCACTAAGCGTATCATTTGCTCACGGCAGACCGGATGAAATCGGACGTTATGAAGATTTTTTCGGCTGTGAAGTGCACTTTGAGCAGGATTATAATCGGCTGGTTTTCAAATCTGAGGACCTGGACACTCGTACTGTAAAGGCGGATGAAAGTATTAACCGGTTCATGATAGAGCGGCTGAAAGAAAAAGCGGATGGCATTGAAGTTGCCGCAGATAAGCTCATCAAGGATGCCCAGAATCTGATAAGGGATGCTTTACCCAGCGGAATTCCCTTTGCAGCGGATATCGGGAGACACCTTGGGATGAGTACACGCACATTCAGCCGTCGTCTCTCGGAAAAAGGCACCACCTACCGGCAGCTGGTACAGGATACGCAGCAGAAAGTCAGTATCAACCTTCTTAAAAACAGTTCTGAATCTGTCAGTGAGGTTGCCTTTCAAACCGGATTCTCTGAACAGAGTGCCTTCAACCGCGCCTTTAAGCGCTGGACAGGCAAAGCTCCCCTGGAGTACCGAAACCTGTCCTGA